A genomic region of Jeotgalibaca ciconiae contains the following coding sequences:
- a CDS encoding DUF3284 domain-containing protein, whose product MEFKQTVRVPVAHLYKVLIQSAAYDIQQHSSQEIDDTELKGITYEKSFNQSASAEITITDQIANRSYGFQTVTPKRTFHTLYQLEEMNDKCRVVYQEELTSERKIQQINDLVMSWFMQRSKKKRLSLLFHAIEKEYQEQ is encoded by the coding sequence GTGGAATTTAAACAAACAGTGCGTGTTCCAGTAGCACATTTATATAAAGTACTGATTCAATCAGCTGCATATGATATTCAACAACATTCAAGTCAGGAAATAGATGATACTGAGTTAAAAGGAATAACTTATGAAAAATCATTTAATCAGAGTGCTTCAGCTGAAATAACGATTACCGATCAAATAGCGAATCGCTCGTATGGATTTCAGACAGTGACTCCTAAAAGGACGTTTCATACTTTGTACCAACTAGAAGAAATGAATGATAAATGCCGTGTCGTCTATCAAGAAGAATTAACAAGTGAACGGAAAATCCAACAAATAAATGATTTAGTAATGAGCTGGTTTATGCAGCGATCGAAAAAGAAACGCTTGTCATTACTGTTTCATGCAATTGAAAAAGAATACCAAGAACAGTAA